A stretch of Pseudomonas taetrolens DNA encodes these proteins:
- a CDS encoding fimbrial biogenesis chaperone has product MPEKTRLIFDEGQSQRSLMLANTNAYPVVVQTWVDNGEGNQAPENTVSTMVALPSVFRLQPGALQGLRIVYDGSSLPKDRESVSWLNIYEIPPAKASAPLIATQVAVAMNTQMKVFYRPANLPSTPEQMAATLTFSLKQQSDGWVLICHNPTPYHASFSSLRLVAQGHDQPVAKTPDMMTPPLSDKAYSLEAFHLGGSIGLAVNYTLIDDNGHYHDGSATVQAP; this is encoded by the coding sequence ATGCCCGAAAAAACCCGTCTGATTTTCGATGAAGGACAATCCCAACGCTCACTGATGCTCGCCAATACCAATGCCTACCCGGTGGTTGTACAAACCTGGGTCGATAACGGCGAGGGTAATCAAGCCCCGGAAAATACCGTATCAACAATGGTCGCCTTACCCTCTGTGTTCCGCCTGCAGCCAGGGGCCTTGCAAGGTTTGCGCATTGTTTATGATGGCAGCTCGTTGCCAAAAGACCGAGAGTCTGTCAGTTGGTTAAACATTTACGAGATTCCGCCTGCCAAAGCCAGCGCGCCTCTGATCGCCACTCAAGTCGCGGTGGCCATGAACACGCAAATGAAAGTTTTTTACCGCCCGGCCAACTTGCCTAGCACGCCTGAACAGATGGCCGCCACGCTGACCTTTAGCCTAAAGCAGCAGAGCGATGGATGGGTACTGATATGTCACAACCCAACGCCGTATCACGCATCGTTCTCTTCACTACGCTTAGTGGCTCAAGGGCACGATCAACCAGTGGCCAAGACACCCGACATGATGACCCCACCTCTCAGTGACAAGGCTTACTCACTGGAAGCATTCCACCTCGGCGGCTCAATCGGACTGGCGGTAAATTACACGCTGATTGATGATAACGGTCACTATCATGATGGTAGCGCAACAGTGCAGGCGCCATAA
- a CDS encoding fimbrial protein — protein MLDNNSAQLTFGRINLSSTYLQPVGTPLGSVVVSPAAATGLTSETVMWECDLSDADSIYEVFATNGDDRVGGYWEIGNGSGATINDGLPGYYATWFPYVGIKLTHLNSGLVYSRYWQQAKITAYDTVGTKIQIKAKHLSMVQADLARVSSLPPRTGSGSNWCTTAMAPSEGAGTYNYTCTQPNGYIQFRGGGIASDPVGSDSNKAIAFWGQLNGVAFGMRSAASISYTATCVARNVTPVVTFMPITASELNQGMTRSSDFTIDLECSNTTSSGTATNQTALGIQVAQSAYTQAQSMGLVTSGGGVTHLLSNGYGTDSSVATGVGISLQNASNGTAMNFLGWSSTGTGASGGWYPVLAGASSSGSNMSGYTTYSQTITATLSALPGLTAKPGKVNATAYVLVKVQ, from the coding sequence GTGTTGGACAATAATTCGGCGCAGTTGACCTTCGGCCGGATCAACCTGTCATCCACCTACTTACAACCTGTCGGCACTCCCTTGGGTTCAGTCGTGGTTTCGCCAGCCGCGGCAACCGGGCTGACCAGTGAAACCGTCATGTGGGAGTGCGATCTCAGTGATGCAGACAGCATCTACGAAGTGTTCGCCACCAATGGCGACGACCGTGTGGGGGGGTACTGGGAAATTGGTAATGGCTCTGGTGCAACTATCAATGATGGTCTGCCCGGTTACTATGCCACCTGGTTCCCTTATGTCGGGATCAAGCTGACTCATCTGAATTCGGGGCTGGTGTATTCCCGCTACTGGCAGCAAGCTAAAATTACCGCGTACGACACCGTGGGTACCAAAATCCAGATCAAGGCCAAGCACCTGAGCATGGTTCAAGCCGATCTGGCCCGAGTGTCCAGCCTTCCACCCAGAACCGGCTCGGGCAGTAACTGGTGTACCACCGCCATGGCCCCCTCTGAGGGAGCTGGTACTTATAACTACACTTGCACCCAGCCCAACGGTTATATCCAGTTCCGCGGCGGCGGTATCGCTTCTGATCCGGTAGGCTCTGACTCCAATAAAGCCATCGCTTTCTGGGGGCAGCTTAACGGTGTTGCCTTCGGGATGCGCTCGGCGGCCTCCATCAGCTATACCGCCACTTGCGTGGCTCGTAATGTCACGCCGGTAGTGACCTTTATGCCAATAACCGCCTCGGAGCTTAACCAGGGCATGACTCGCAGTAGTGACTTCACCATAGACCTTGAATGCAGCAACACTACCAGTTCAGGTACCGCCACCAATCAGACTGCGCTGGGTATTCAAGTTGCTCAGAGCGCCTATACACAAGCTCAATCTATGGGCCTCGTTACCAGTGGTGGCGGAGTCACTCATCTGCTATCCAACGGCTATGGTACCGACTCCTCAGTGGCTACCGGGGTCGGTATCAGTCTGCAAAACGCCAGTAACGGCACTGCCATGAACTTTTTGGGGTGGTCGAGCACTGGCACGGGTGCCTCAGGTGGATGGTACCCGGTACTGGCGGGCGCCAGCAGCAGCGGTAGCAATATGTCGGGATACACCACTTACTCGCAAACCATCACTGCAACCCTCAGTGCGCTGCCCGGTTTGACGGCTAAGCCGGGGAAAGTTAACGCGACAGCCTATGTATTGGTGAAAGTGCAATGA
- a CDS encoding transposase domain-containing protein, with translation MNGHNPYAYLQDVLTRLPMSAGFLMPAI, from the coding sequence CTGAATGGACATAATCCATATGCCTATTTGCAGGACGTTCTCACGCGACTCCCAATGTCTGCGGGTTTTTTAATGCCTGCGATTTGA